GACTTGGACAACTCTACCACCGCCACCTCCGGTGCCACCTCGAACACCTCCGCTGTCACAGCCAACTTTCCTTTCCTACCATCCACTTCACCCTGCATTTTCATCTTGAAATCCTTCAAACTCGTCACCCCGAAATTCAGCCTCTTCGCAACAGCCGCCAGCTTCGCCAGGATCCCCTCTGCCGAGCACTTAGACGTGAACATGGACCCGGATTTCCTCTTGCTCTCAAACAAGCTTGACAAGTCGAACCCGGAAGACATCGACGAAATGAATTCAAAAGCGTTATAAAAAGGCGGTGACAAAGATTTGGTTTTTACCGATTCCATGAACGCCTCTTCGTTATTATCGTCCTTCTCATCTTTCTGATCTCCCACCGGTTCTTGGATTGAGAACGCAATTGGCTTTGTAAATCCCTTTTGAAACCAAGGACTCTGCATTATCTCCGGGATTGAAATTCTCTTCGCCGGATCAGGAACAAGGAGCTTGGATATCAACAGCTTTGCATCGGTGGAAAACCATGGAGGAAACTCATATTCGGCCTTGAAAACCTTCCGATACATTTTCATGACGTTGTCGGCTCGAAATGGCAAATACCCAGCAAGCAAAACGAATAGAACTACCCCACAAGACCAGATGTCAGCCTTAGCTCCATCGTACCCTTTCTTCCTCAACACCTCGGGCGCCACGTATGCCGGGGTGCCACACTGGGTATGGAGTAACCCGTCATTCCAGAGCTGCTCCGGCAGAGCGGACAAGCCGAAATCGGACACTTTCAAGTCCTCGTTATCATCCAGAAGGAGATTTTCGGGCTTCAAGTCTCGATGCGAAACTCCCCGGCTGTGACAGAAATCGACCGCACTCACCAACTGTTGGAAATACTTTCGTGCCAAGTCCTCCTTCAGCTTTCCTTTTGCTACTTTAGCAAACAACTCGCCGCCTTTCACGTACTCCATCACGAAGAATATCTTCCCCTTGGTGGCCATGACTTCCTTCAGCTCAACAATATTTGGATGGCGAACCAAGCGCATGACCGAGATCTCGCGTTTGATTTGCTCCATCAGGTCTTCTTTCTTGACGTGGTCTTTGTTGATGACCTTGATGGCAACGCTCTCGTTGGTGATGAGGTTCTTGCCATGGTAGACTTTGGCAAAAGTGCCTTGGCCTAACACCCTCCCCATCTCGTACTTTCCGAAGAGAATGTTTCTTTGCGGACTGAGCAGCTGCTTGCAGTTTTGTTGCAAACTCGGTTCCTCTTCCATCGCACTCAAAAAGGAGGGAACAGTTTCGGGACTGTTGAATTATTAAGAAATTGGATCGAAATAGGCCGCGAAACTTTTTGATCTGGTAAAATTATCAACGACCACGATGGGGAAAAGGGGATTTTCCAGGAAAACTGAAAACTGTATCAAATATCTGAGAAGCATGTTGGGAGGCTAAAGGTAGTCATGCCCGCATATGggaaaaaatatgatttttttttttttttttgtgggagAGAAGTAATTAGGGGATTGGAGGTTGATGATTACAAAGTCGACCGGTGGTAGTGAAATGGGTGAGATTTAATGAGAAAAAGCACTGATTGGGGGGGGCAGGAAAATAAAGGGCATTGGAGGAAGTAGTGATGACAGGAGAGTGGGTTGTCCCATAACCATTGGAGGACATAGTTTTGGGCTTCTTTTAGGATTTGGATTGATCTGGAAGGAGGGGCAACTGGCAAGCACACAGAAATACTAGAACAGTAACAGAAATATCTTCCTGTTTCAATAATCGTAAAATTTTGGTCAATTGGGTTAAGCCACGTTGAAAATATTGGGTCCAGACTATATTGACCAGTCACTGGTCTCCACCGCTCCAGTGGCTTGCTTTTTCAAGTAAAGCTTCGTAGAATCgttatttttctttctgcatACAGCATACCTCAAATCgttggaaaaattatatttctgaAACGATgtaaatcataatttaattttaaatattgttttattcAGAGTATACGTTGCAAGCAGGACTCTTGTCGTTTAGGGTTACACACACAATAAGCCAGAAGGGACAATAGGCCATGGTGAAGCTTCCGGTTCGGTGCAGTTTGTATTTTGCCAAAGTGTCGCGAGGGTTGGTCACGGATAAGGCTTAACAgcccttttatttttccatacatttttttattttatattcttaaaatttttttaaaaaattcaaattcatttaaaaatattttttaacaattaaataaaaaaataaaatagtaatcgGTGAATTTTGTAGTGCATCCACGATGCAGCATTTTCCTTTGCCAAATTTGTACTTGCCCCCAAGGTTCAGAAGCATGCAGACAATGAGCTTTGACTGACGATGTCGGCAAATACCAATCTCTAATTTTGAGAAGCTGACCCAAATTCAGCTCGAAAAGGGTCAGAGCACAAGAGTTTAAAATCCaacatttttgtcttttctaatCGCGTGGATGCCGTGTCCGTCTAGAGATGCCACTCCCCTTATGTGTTtgaagcaatgttttgaatgcCATTTTAACGACTCTTTTGATTGAGGTACTGAATCAAGATATTTTGATATCGATATGATTTTGAAAtcgtttatatatacatataaataaattatatataaaaaaatataaaaattatattttaaaataatagtttatatataaataaattatatataaattataaataatttagtttgaATTAGAGTCTAAAAATAAGCttacaatttgaaaaataaaaaaaaaaaatcgaaatttatatatagacaaaaatctgaaatattgATTAGACCAGTCGAAATATCTATCAGTACGAACCGAAACGATTGAAATTATATTCAGTATGAAACTATATCCTTTTTCATACTGACCATCCAGCCCGTATGATATATTTTGGCCAAATCGGCCGgtacaaaacaaaattcaaaagttTGAAGTGTGGACTCAATTATCCCAGATGGGGGAAATTGCAATTTAGGGGGCAGCATAACTTGAATAGATAAGCTTAGCTGTTGCAAAATAAATCCTAACCCTCATTGTGCGGTCGAATATGATTGAAAATCACAACCGATCAACGAAACCGGAGTGGGCTGGACAACTGGACTGGATTTAGGTTATATTTAGATGCTGAATATTTgtagatattattatttaacattttattatatacaatcatttttatgcACTTTATGAATGTAATTAgttgtatcaatttttttaatatgcatCCAATTACATCAATAAAGTACTTAAATAGGGCACGCCGCACTATTACATCCACGAGGGTGGATCTCAAGAAAAGCTATCTacaagtgtaatttttttcaaacattttttaaaatatttaaaaaaaaattacaaacttattaaaaactactttcttaataattaaataaaaaaaaatcactattggtatttttgtcaaaatttacCCTTGAGAGTAGCTATCGAACACAGCCTTAGCCTTAGGCCATGCGGGTTGAGAATTATGTGGACCTAACGCCTTTTGTGCCGGCCCTCTTATAGCATTTTCAGTGGCTTCTTGGtcctatatttaaaaatatatcattaaattaatttttattttattttatatattcttttacaGTATATTAtagatcacttttttttttatatcatttttatattttttatttatttcaaatattttttataattactaatgatattctcatatttttttatatttacgaTATCTctctaaatataatattatataattatgtcttattttaaattaattcaaatttataagctagaacaaaatataaataaattcaaaaaataaaaaaaagattatataataaaaatattctcaaagaatattattaaaatattgagagAGACTGAAGCATGCCCAAAACCCACTCGGAAAAGGAGGAGCTATGGGGAGaattttttcagaaattttacCATAGCCAGACAACGAGATGCTTGAACTTTGTTGTCGATTTGAAGCCCCCTTCGCAAATCGTAATCGAAGAAAATCAACGAGCAGCAGAACCAGTCTTATGAAGAAGAGAAGATGGCGCGAAATAAACTTCCGGGGctgaaacaaaataaagtgGCTTTACGACGATGAAGAAAAATGTAAACAAAATAGAGAGAAttgaattacaaatttatatatttgtgtacaGTGTCCACTAGATATAGAGAATGTGCTGAAGCAAATtggaaattaattataaaatacataatctgTTGGATCGGTGTTTTGAgctattttcttcaaattttacatttctaATGGGTTTTACATAAGAACAGTGTTACACCCACTGAGGGTGTAGCCTAAGAATAAGAATGGGTTCCGATAAGGATATttaaccttttttatttttattattttatatccttacatatttaaaaaaaaaaattcatgacatcatttaaaaatacctttttaatcactaaattaaaaaataaaaaaaatttcgagaCCCATGTCGGCacaagtagcattattctttacCTAATCTAACGGAAATGCtcttagtattagtattagtttctttatatgcatatgtaaaattacattttttagagatttattttacatataaaaaaaaactatcacattgaattatgtattttttagccaaatattattatttacttttttcctaatttgttttttatattttgcaattagcatcattgcaaattctatcatttagcacttaatatattttttttcctcaaattcTATCCGctggtggagagagagagagagaggagagggaaaaaaagtaataaaataaaatttaaaaagtgaacagtatatcttcaaatttataaaaatattatttacagcTATACAAATTTTTAGATGTATATAATCTAATGCAGCCTAATTTAAAGTTATATTATGCAAATACATACAATGATAGTGCTTGTCGCTGGTCTCTACTCATAGCAACAGCGTGTTGTCACTTTCACGTAGTTGTCGTATGGCTGATTTTTAGCATTGCGAGATTTTGTATACTCTTTTAAAATAGGaatgatctattattaaaaaaatgtttggaatgAAAACCAAGAGAATAACGCTCAATACTCTTTTTAGTGAGCGTAAATTTTGTATACTCTTTTAAAATAGGaatgatctattattaaaaaaatgttttctttttttatttgcttttttttgttaaaaggaATATATTGATATTGTACATTTtaagactacaaatatcataaacaaactaaaaattgTGACTCCCTTTTAGATTGAATGATTCAAttttaaagagaaagaagatgcaaaatataagaatattatgCCTATATTAATTTTCAGACAATATAGATCCACACTCTCTGGAATTAGACTATCTAACTTGATTGTAAAACTAAAGACACTTGTTAGTAGATATAAAGTAAACTTCGTCTTAAAACGGATGTATTTGTAATTGtggctacttttttttttttttttaatccgaGATTTGGTTTTTTCTTGGATGAGGCCGTGGCCTGTGGGCAGAAACCAGGGTTGCCGGCTGGTTTTATGGTTCTTTTCTTTTGAGAGGCTACATTACTACTATTCAATCATGGACTAGGCTTCTGGATTTAGGTTTCTGTTTTGGGCCTCTCTTTTTGTaaggtttccttttttttttttttttaactcctgATTCAGGCCCTATCACGTAGTGGAAGTGGAGAATCTACTGATCCATTCAATTAGTAAATTACTATATCCTCGTTTACAGTTTAATACTAGGTCACAGTATGTTTTGATAAggataaaaatatgaaatgatatCATTCTTCTTGAAAATCCGAATATACTTGTTTCGGCACTTTACGAGGGTTATATTTAGCTATGACCCAGGTTTTTTCTAACGCTCAAAATCGATGCAAATATCCATAATAATCActgcatttaatcattttagGCTATTTATAAATTGCTGCAAGTTCGCCAAAATCCTAAAACCGCTTTTGATCAATTTCAGAGATAGgcaaaaatcgtcacaaaaCTACTATTTTCGGCGATTTTAATCTGTCGTAAATGTTTCAAAAATCGACGGAATGACCTTTCTGTTTATCATTAAAATCGCTGAGAAAAGTTATTTATAGCGATATGTATCATCACAAAAGGTTActaaatcgccgcaaataattttatttttttggcaatTTTAAATTATCGTCGCTATTATATAGTTCCATTGGTTATTGTTGTCGAAATAGATTATTTCCGGCGAGTAAAATTCGCCGCAtatgataaatagattatttattcGCCGAAAATGATTttccaaaaaagtaaaaaaaatgcacaaaaatagAGATGAACTATACCCAAACCATACTTCATAGTGTATGGTTTGGGTATAGTTCACCTAAATAGTGTAGCAACCCCTCTCACATATATtattctcacatatatataatactagtgGAGGCATAATGTGCAAtgcacgtttgcctagttcgGTTTTTTTAACTGTTTTGTAGAAATTTGTACaaagaaatattaaacaaaGTTAAACAACaagat
Above is a genomic segment from Juglans microcarpa x Juglans regia isolate MS1-56 chromosome 1D, Jm3101_v1.0, whole genome shotgun sequence containing:
- the LOC121262351 gene encoding CBL-interacting serine/threonine-protein kinase 5-like, whose amino-acid sequence is MEEEPSLQQNCKQLLSPQRNILFGKYEMGRVLGQGTFAKVYHGKNLITNESVAIKVINKDHVKKEDLMEQIKREISVMRLVRHPNIVELKEVMATKGKIFFVMEYVKGGELFAKVAKGKLKEDLARKYFQQLVSAVDFCHSRGVSHRDLKPENLLLDDNEDLKVSDFGLSALPEQLWNDGLLHTQCGTPAYVAPEVLRKKGYDGAKADIWSCGVVLFVLLAGYLPFRADNVMKMYRKVFKAEYEFPPWFSTDAKLLISKLLVPDPAKRISIPEIMQSPWFQKGFTKPIAFSIQEPVGDQKDEKDDNNEEAFMESVKTKSLSPPFYNAFEFISSMSSGFDLSSLFESKRKSGSMFTSKCSAEGILAKLAAVAKRLNFGVTSLKDFKMKMQGEVDGRKGKLAVTAEVFEVAPEVAVVELSKSAGDTLEYKKFCEEDVRPALKDIIWSWQGESTCH